A genome region from Dickeya dadantii NCPPB 898 includes the following:
- the motA gene encoding flagellar motor stator protein MotA translates to MLVILGYLVTIGSILGGYLIVGGELGALYQPSELLIIGGAAAGAFIVGNNGKAIKATLKALPTLLKGSQYTKAVYMDLMAVLFRLMAKSRQQGMLSLEFDIDNPKESEIFSNYPRILSDDYIVEFVTDYLRLMVSGNMNAFEIETLMDEEIETVEHEVEVPATSLNLMGDGLPAFGIVAAVMGVVHSLAFVDRPAAELGMMIAHAMVGTFLGILLAYGFVSPLASLLRQKNSEKIKVLQCIKVTLLSSLNGYAPQIAVEFGRKTLYSTVRPSFTEMEEHIRNVKAPAQQASENDA, encoded by the coding sequence GTGCTGGTTATATTGGGTTATCTTGTCACTATAGGCTCCATACTTGGCGGTTATCTTATCGTGGGTGGCGAGTTGGGGGCGTTGTATCAGCCTTCGGAACTGTTGATTATTGGTGGTGCGGCTGCTGGTGCGTTTATTGTTGGTAACAACGGCAAAGCGATCAAGGCGACGCTGAAAGCGCTTCCCACGCTGTTGAAAGGCTCCCAATATACGAAAGCCGTATACATGGATCTGATGGCGGTATTATTCCGGCTGATGGCCAAGTCCCGTCAGCAGGGGATGCTCTCACTGGAGTTTGATATCGACAACCCAAAAGAGAGTGAGATTTTCTCCAATTATCCCCGCATCCTTTCTGATGACTATATCGTAGAATTCGTCACGGATTATTTGCGACTGATGGTTAGTGGCAACATGAATGCGTTTGAAATCGAAACGCTGATGGATGAAGAGATCGAAACTGTCGAGCATGAAGTCGAAGTGCCGGCCACCAGTCTGAACCTGATGGGGGATGGCTTGCCCGCATTCGGTATCGTGGCGGCGGTCATGGGGGTTGTGCATTCACTGGCGTTTGTCGATCGCCCTGCCGCAGAGCTGGGGATGATGATCGCCCATGCGATGGTGGGGACGTTCCTGGGTATTTTGCTGGCTTATGGCTTCGTGTCGCCGCTGGCGTCGCTGTTACGCCAGAAGAACTCGGAAAAGATCAAGGTCCTTCAGTGCATCAAGGTGACGCTGTTATCCAGCCTGAATGGTTATGCGCCGCAGATTGCTGTTGAATTCGGTCGTAAAACCCTTTACTCAACAGTGCGTCCTTCGTTTACCGAAATGGAAGAGCATATTCGTAATGTGAAGGCACCGGCACAGCAGGCATCGGAAAATGACGCATGA